A section of the Prevotella melaninogenica genome encodes:
- a CDS encoding DUF3791 domain-containing protein, which translates to MDKKTLEFVTYCIGKLSVMLKLPQQEVYRRLKTSGILDEYIVPSYDVLHTFGSRYLMEDLTDYMREKGVL; encoded by the coding sequence ATGGATAAAAAGACGTTAGAGTTTGTTACTTATTGCATAGGTAAGTTGTCAGTAATGCTGAAACTACCACAACAAGAAGTATACCGTAGGTTGAAAACCTCTGGTATATTGGATGAATATATTGTGCCTTCTTATGATGTTTTGCATACCTTTGGTTCTCGTTACTTGATGGAAGATTTGACAGATTATATGAGAGAGAAAGGAGTTTTATAA
- a CDS encoding NUDIX domain-containing protein, whose amino-acid sequence MYTYQYPHPAVTADCLVFARTEEGMKLLLIQRKNEPCKGKWAFPGGFMDIDETTIDAARRELKEETGLEVGELFRVGVFDAVNRDPRERIITVAYYTVLDKPAEVSGLDDAAQARWFLLTELPELAFDHREILREAERVTRLALS is encoded by the coding sequence ATGTACACATACCAATATCCGCACCCAGCCGTAACGGCTGACTGTCTTGTTTTTGCACGTACTGAAGAAGGGATGAAACTGCTGTTGATACAGCGGAAGAATGAGCCTTGTAAGGGGAAATGGGCTTTCCCGGGTGGCTTTATGGATATCGACGAAACAACGATTGATGCTGCTCGTCGTGAACTGAAAGAAGAAACAGGTTTGGAGGTGGGCGAGTTGTTTCGCGTTGGTGTCTTTGATGCTGTCAACCGTGATCCACGCGAGCGAATCATTACTGTGGCTTATTATACGGTTCTTGATAAGCCTGCCGAAGTCAGTGGCTTGGACGATGCAGCACAAGCAAGGTGGTTCCTACTGACTGAACTCCCCGAATTGGCTTTCGATCATCGTGAGATACTTCGAGAGGCAGAACGAGTGACGAGGCTTGCTTTGTCCTAA
- a CDS encoding sodium-translocating pyrophosphatase — MEHIPQVFWLIPIASVCALGMAWYFFKSMMQAEEGTPRMVEIAEYVRRGAMAYLKQQYKVVLMVFVVLAIVFAIMAYGFNAQNEWVPFAFLTGGFFSGLAGFFGMKTATYASARTANAARNGLNDGLKIAFRSGAVMGLVVVGLGLLDIAIWFIVLTWFYFDKMTTSEMLITITTTMLTFGMGASTQALFARVGGGIYTKAADVGADLVGKVEANIPEDDPRNPATIADNVGDNVGDVAGMGADLYESYCGSILSTAALGATAFAASSGDMQLKAVIAPMLIAAVGVFLSLFGIFLVRTKEGATMKDLLHALGLGTNTAAILIAAVSFLILYLLGLENWLGVSFSVIAGLAAGVIIGQATEYYTSQSYMPTKGISEASQTGSATVIIKGIGTGMISTCIPVLSISVAIMLSYLCANGFDMSMSALSIQHGLYGIGIAAVGMLSTLGITLATDAYGPIADNAGGNAEMSELGAEVRQRTDALDALGNTTAATGKGFAIGSAALTALALLASYIEEIKIAMARVGTQMTNVAGETIDATKATIPDFMNFFQVNLMNPKVLVGAFIGAMAAFLFCGLTMGAVGRAAGKMVEEVRRQFREIKGILEGTGTPDYGRCVEISTQSAQHEMIFPSLLAIIIPVVVGLLLGVAGVLGLLVGGLAAGFTLAVFMSNAGGAWDNAKKYVEEGNFGGKGSDAHKATIVGDTVGDPFKDTSGPSLNILIKLMSMVSIVMAGLTVACL; from the coding sequence ATGGAACACATCCCACAAGTTTTTTGGCTCATTCCCATTGCATCAGTGTGCGCACTGGGTATGGCATGGTATTTCTTTAAGTCTATGATGCAAGCGGAGGAAGGTACACCCCGCATGGTTGAGATTGCTGAATACGTACGTCGTGGTGCCATGGCGTATCTGAAACAGCAATACAAAGTCGTATTGATGGTTTTTGTCGTTCTTGCTATTGTCTTCGCCATCATGGCATACGGCTTCAATGCGCAGAATGAATGGGTACCCTTTGCCTTCCTAACTGGCGGCTTCTTCTCTGGTCTTGCAGGTTTCTTCGGTATGAAAACGGCTACCTATGCCAGTGCCAGAACAGCCAACGCAGCACGCAACGGACTCAACGATGGACTCAAGATTGCCTTCCGTTCGGGCGCAGTCATGGGACTCGTTGTCGTAGGATTAGGCTTGTTAGACATAGCCATTTGGTTCATTGTCCTCACTTGGTTCTATTTTGATAAGATGACAACGAGCGAAATGCTTATCACCATCACAACAACGATGTTGACCTTCGGTATGGGTGCATCTACACAGGCTTTGTTTGCTCGTGTGGGTGGCGGTATCTATACAAAGGCTGCCGACGTAGGCGCCGACCTCGTGGGTAAGGTCGAAGCTAACATCCCTGAAGACGATCCACGCAACCCTGCAACGATTGCCGACAACGTAGGCGACAACGTGGGTGACGTGGCGGGTATGGGTGCCGACCTATACGAGAGCTACTGTGGTTCGATTCTTTCTACCGCTGCCTTGGGTGCAACCGCCTTTGCAGCCTCATCAGGCGATATGCAACTAAAGGCTGTCATCGCACCAATGCTCATCGCTGCCGTCGGTGTTTTCTTGAGTTTGTTCGGTATTTTCCTCGTAAGAACGAAGGAGGGAGCCACGATGAAAGACCTTCTCCACGCCTTAGGATTAGGCACAAATACGGCTGCCATACTCATCGCTGCTGTTAGCTTCCTCATCCTCTACCTCTTAGGCTTGGAGAACTGGCTCGGTGTTAGCTTCTCTGTCATTGCTGGTTTGGCTGCTGGAGTTATCATCGGTCAGGCAACGGAGTACTATACTTCTCAAAGTTATATGCCAACAAAGGGAATTTCGGAGGCAAGTCAGACGGGTTCGGCAACAGTTATTATAAAAGGTATCGGTACGGGTATGATTTCAACCTGTATTCCTGTCCTTTCCATTTCAGTGGCTATCATGCTGAGTTATCTCTGTGCCAACGGCTTTGACATGTCAATGTCAGCACTCTCTATTCAGCACGGACTCTATGGTATCGGTATCGCTGCGGTGGGTATGCTCTCAACCTTGGGTATCACCTTGGCAACAGATGCCTACGGACCGATTGCCGACAACGCTGGCGGTAATGCGGAGATGAGCGAGTTAGGAGCAGAGGTGCGCCAGCGTACTGATGCCCTTGACGCCTTGGGTAATACGACAGCCGCTACGGGTAAAGGCTTTGCTATTGGTTCGGCTGCACTGACAGCATTAGCATTGTTGGCTTCTTATATCGAAGAAATCAAGATTGCCATGGCTCGTGTCGGTACACAAATGACCAACGTTGCAGGTGAAACGATTGATGCCACAAAGGCTACTATCCCAGACTTCATGAACTTCTTCCAAGTAAACTTGATGAATCCAAAGGTTCTTGTCGGTGCTTTCATCGGTGCTATGGCAGCCTTCCTTTTCTGCGGACTGACAATGGGTGCCGTTGGTAGAGCAGCTGGAAAGATGGTGGAAGAGGTGCGTCGCCAGTTCCGTGAGATTAAGGGAATATTAGAAGGAACAGGCACACCAGACTATGGACGATGCGTGGAAATCAGTACACAGAGTGCACAACACGAGATGATTTTCCCATCGCTTTTAGCCATCATCATCCCTGTTGTCGTCGGTCTTTTGCTCGGAGTGGCAGGTGTATTAGGCTTGTTAGTAGGCGGTTTGGCAGCCGGCTTCACCCTTGCCGTATTCATGTCGAATGCTGGTGGTGCGTGGGACAATGCGAAGAAATATGTCGAAGAAGGCAACTTCGGCGGTAAAGGCTCTGACGCTCACAAGGCAACTATCGTCGGTGACACCGTTGGCGACCCATTTAAAGATACTTCTGGTCCATCGCTTAACATCCTTATCAAACTCATGAGCATGGTCAGCATCGTGATGGCAGGACTTACCGTTGCTTGCTTATAG
- a CDS encoding nitroreductase family protein has protein sequence MKTINTRKTIRKYTNKDVSEDLLKNLLEKAERTPTMGNLQLYSVVITRNEEKKAQLAPAHFNQPMVMGAPVVLTFCADFRRTTLWAENRKATPGYDNFLSFLNAATDALLYCQTFCNLAEEEGLGTCFLGTTIYNPKTIIEALQLPRLVMPVATITLGWPDEDPALVDRLPIDSIIHNETYEDYTPERIDAFYTPKEQLEENKHFVEINNKETLAQVFTDLRYTKEANEALSKVLINSLKNQGFIKE, from the coding sequence ATGAAAACTATTAATACAAGAAAGACGATAAGAAAATACACCAACAAGGATGTATCGGAGGATTTACTGAAAAATCTATTAGAGAAGGCTGAACGTACCCCAACAATGGGAAACCTGCAGCTTTACTCAGTTGTCATCACACGAAACGAGGAAAAGAAGGCGCAATTGGCACCTGCTCATTTCAACCAACCGATGGTCATGGGGGCACCTGTGGTCCTCACCTTCTGCGCGGACTTCCGTCGTACTACGCTCTGGGCGGAGAACCGTAAGGCAACACCGGGTTACGACAACTTCCTTTCTTTCCTCAATGCTGCTACTGATGCGCTGCTCTATTGTCAGACTTTCTGCAACCTTGCAGAGGAAGAAGGCTTAGGCACTTGCTTCTTGGGAACAACCATCTACAACCCTAAAACTATCATTGAAGCATTACAACTCCCTCGCTTAGTGATGCCTGTCGCTACGATTACCCTCGGTTGGCCTGATGAAGATCCAGCCCTTGTTGACCGCCTTCCTATCGACAGCATTATCCACAACGAAACTTACGAAGACTATACGCCTGAGCGTATCGATGCTTTCTATACGCCAAAGGAGCAGTTAGAGGAAAACAAACATTTTGTGGAAATCAACAATAAAGAAACCCTCGCACAGGTTTTCACCGATTTAAGATATACGAAAGAAGCGAACGAAGCCCTTTCTAAAGTATTAATAAATTCACTTAAAAATCAAGGATTTATAAAGGAGTAA
- a CDS encoding adenosylcobalamin-dependent ribonucleoside-diphosphate reductase produces the protein METKQTYSFDEAFQATLAYFGGDELAARVWVNKYAMKDSFGNIYEKSPEQMHWRIANEIARIENKYKNPLTAQEVFDLLDHFRYIIPAGSPMTGIGNSYQVASLSNCFVIGLDGDADSYGAIMRIDEEQVQLMKRRGGVGHDLTHIRPKGSPVNNSALTSTGLVPFMERYSNSTREVAQDGRRGALMLSVSIKHPDSEAFIDAKMEEGKVTGANVSVKITDEFMQAVVEDKTYVQQFPTNSSEPSVTKEISAKELWEKIVHNAWKSAEPGVLFWDTIIRESIPDCYADLGFQTVSTNPCGEIPLCPYDSCRLLSLNLYSYVIDPFTDHARFDMELFKRHAQLAQRLMDDIIDLEMEKIDLIMSKIKTDPQVDEVKSAEYHLWEKIKKKSCQGRRTGVGITAEGDMIAAMGLRYGTQEATDFSVDIHRTLALNAYRSSVTMAQERGAFEIYDAKREEKNPFILRLKEADGQLYEDMKKYGRRNIACLTIAPTGTTSLMTQTTSGIEPVFMPVYKRRRKVNPNDTDVHVDFVDEVGDSFEEYIVYHRKFLTWMEVNGIDTQKKYSQEEIDELVKRSPYYKATANDVDWLMKVRMQGEIQKWVDHSISVTVNLPNQVDEELVNKLYVEAWRSGCKGCTIYRDGSRSGVMISVSKKDKTKEEKPADEEKAKDLNSAEEHHEHICNHPNVIEVRPKELECDVVRFQNNKEKWVAFVGLLDGYPYEIFTGLQDDEEGIALPKSVTKGKIIKQTAEDGNHRYDFQFENKRGYKTTVEGLSEKFNPEYWNYAKLISGVLRYRMPIDHVIKLVGSLQLKNESINTWKNGVERALKKYVTDGTSASGLKCPVCAQETLVYQEGCLICTNCGASRCG, from the coding sequence ATGGAAACCAAACAAACTTACTCATTTGATGAAGCATTTCAAGCTACTTTAGCTTATTTCGGCGGAGACGAACTTGCTGCTCGTGTATGGGTCAACAAGTATGCGATGAAGGATAGCTTCGGAAATATCTATGAGAAGTCGCCAGAACAGATGCATTGGCGCATTGCTAACGAGATAGCTCGTATTGAGAATAAATATAAGAATCCATTGACGGCACAGGAGGTATTCGACCTCTTGGACCATTTCAGATATATTATCCCTGCTGGTAGTCCGATGACGGGTATCGGTAATAGCTATCAGGTAGCATCACTTTCTAACTGTTTCGTTATCGGTTTGGACGGTGATGCCGATTCATACGGTGCCATTATGCGTATTGACGAAGAGCAGGTGCAGCTGATGAAGCGTCGTGGTGGAGTGGGACATGACTTGACCCATATCCGTCCGAAAGGCTCACCAGTGAACAACTCAGCCCTGACTTCAACGGGTCTTGTTCCTTTCATGGAGCGTTATTCCAACAGTACTCGTGAGGTAGCGCAGGACGGTCGTCGTGGTGCCTTGATGCTTTCGGTAAGTATTAAGCATCCAGATTCAGAGGCGTTTATCGATGCCAAGATGGAAGAAGGTAAGGTGACTGGTGCTAACGTGTCTGTAAAGATTACCGATGAGTTCATGCAGGCAGTCGTTGAAGATAAGACATACGTACAGCAGTTCCCTACCAATAGTAGCGAACCAAGTGTAACGAAGGAGATTTCTGCTAAGGAATTATGGGAAAAGATTGTACATAACGCATGGAAGAGTGCCGAGCCGGGCGTGTTGTTCTGGGATACAATTATCCGAGAGAGTATTCCTGATTGTTATGCAGACCTTGGTTTCCAGACTGTTTCAACGAATCCATGTGGTGAGATTCCGCTCTGTCCATACGATAGTTGTCGACTCCTTTCATTGAATCTCTATTCGTATGTTATCGACCCATTCACAGACCATGCACGCTTCGATATGGAATTGTTTAAGCGTCATGCACAGCTCGCACAGCGATTGATGGACGATATCATCGACCTTGAGATGGAGAAAATCGACCTCATTATGTCGAAGATAAAGACCGATCCTCAGGTTGATGAGGTGAAGAGTGCAGAGTATCATCTTTGGGAGAAGATTAAGAAGAAGAGTTGTCAGGGTCGTCGTACAGGTGTGGGAATCACTGCTGAGGGCGATATGATTGCAGCTATGGGCTTGCGTTATGGAACACAAGAAGCAACCGACTTCTCGGTTGATATTCATCGTACATTAGCTCTGAATGCTTATCGTTCATCGGTGACAATGGCACAGGAGCGTGGTGCGTTTGAGATATACGATGCTAAGCGTGAGGAGAAGAATCCGTTTATCCTTCGTTTGAAGGAGGCTGATGGTCAGCTTTACGAAGATATGAAGAAGTATGGTCGTAGAAATATTGCCTGTCTGACGATTGCTCCTACGGGTACAACCTCTCTCATGACACAGACAACATCGGGTATTGAACCAGTCTTCATGCCTGTATATAAGCGTCGTCGTAAGGTGAATCCAAACGATACGGACGTACATGTAGACTTCGTAGATGAGGTGGGCGACTCTTTTGAGGAGTACATTGTTTACCACCGTAAGTTCTTGACATGGATGGAGGTGAACGGAATTGATACGCAGAAGAAGTATAGTCAGGAAGAAATTGACGAACTCGTGAAGCGTTCTCCTTATTATAAAGCTACCGCAAACGATGTCGACTGGTTGATGAAGGTACGTATGCAGGGCGAAATTCAGAAGTGGGTTGACCACTCAATCTCTGTGACTGTGAACCTTCCAAATCAGGTTGATGAGGAGTTAGTGAATAAACTCTATGTTGAGGCATGGCGTAGTGGTTGCAAGGGTTGTACTATCTATCGTGACGGAAGTCGCTCGGGTGTGATGATTTCTGTATCGAAGAAGGATAAGACGAAGGAAGAAAAGCCTGCTGATGAGGAGAAGGCAAAAGACCTTAACTCAGCAGAGGAACATCATGAGCATATCTGTAACCATCCAAACGTTATTGAGGTTCGTCCAAAGGAATTGGAGTGTGACGTCGTACGCTTCCAAAACAATAAAGAGAAATGGGTAGCTTTCGTTGGCTTGTTAGATGGTTATCCTTACGAAATCTTTACAGGTTTGCAGGACGATGAGGAGGGTATTGCCCTTCCAAAGAGCGTTACTAAGGGTAAGATTATCAAGCAGACAGCCGAAGATGGTAACCATCGTTACGACTTCCAGTTTGAGAATAAGCGTGGCTATAAGACCACTGTTGAAGGCTTGTCAGAGAAGTTTAACCCAGAGTATTGGAACTATGCGAAGTTGATTTCAGGTGTATTGCGTTATCGTATGCCAATCGATCATGTCATCAAGCTCGTTGGTTCGCTGCAATTGAAGAATGAAAGCATCAATACTTGGAAGAATGGTGTTGAGCGAGCTTTGAAGAAGTATGTTACTGATGGTACGAGTGCGTCAGGCTTGAAATGTCCAGTCTGTGCCCAAGAAACCCTTGTTTATCAAGAAGGATGCTTGATTTGTACCAACTGTGGAGCCTCACGTTGTGGCTAA
- the folB gene encoding dihydroneopterin aldolase, whose amino-acid sequence MKLMTSYILLEGLHFHARIGVGEQERVVGNEYVLDLRLGYPFAKAMESDDVADTLNYAEAFNVVREVMKQPARLLESVAGSIVEALCAAFPMLSSIDLKLVKLNPPMGADSDGAGVELHLINDKTMD is encoded by the coding sequence ATGAAATTAATGACAAGTTATATTCTTCTGGAAGGTCTTCACTTCCATGCTCGTATTGGAGTAGGGGAGCAGGAACGTGTGGTCGGTAATGAATATGTGCTCGACTTGCGGTTAGGTTATCCGTTCGCAAAGGCAATGGAGAGCGATGATGTAGCTGACACGTTGAACTATGCAGAGGCTTTTAATGTCGTAAGAGAAGTAATGAAACAACCCGCTCGCCTGTTAGAGTCAGTCGCTGGTTCCATTGTTGAAGCATTGTGTGCGGCTTTTCCAATGCTAAGTAGTATCGACTTAAAACTCGTGAAGCTTAATCCTCCAATGGGTGCTGATAGTGATGGGGCAGGCGTGGAATTACACTTAATAAATGATAAAACCATGGATTAG
- a CDS encoding N-acetylmuramoyl-L-alanine amidase: protein MFKKISLLFVFLVLSVGLSWAADGRFTLVIDPGHGGHDAGAIGAISKEKDINLNIALAFGRYVERNLPDVNVIYTRKTDVFIPLHQRADIANKAKADLFISVHTNSVASGRYVKGFQVYTLGMHRAKANLDVAMRENGVISMEKGYQQTYQGFDPNSSESYIMFEFMQNANMERSVELARMIQNSVCSTAGRIDKGVHQAGFLVLRESFMPGCLIELGFITAADEEEYLNSSTGIDAMAKGIYNAFVQYKNTYDTRIVVPYRPVENKRIVVDRVIPTTPVDKPRPVTPVEKPRTTAPVQRSRSTVPVEQPRSSEPAPKPRPMNKVQEAKKRISDAIRELLPCNDSEAGASNSAPTFKVQVLAANRQLRPGSEQFRGRTDLDCIQEGNFYKYVIGSSTNYNEIARMREKLLKDFPQAFIIAYKDGARMDVNQAIAEFLKNKKNK from the coding sequence ATGTTTAAGAAAATATCGCTTCTCTTTGTTTTCTTGGTCTTGTCAGTAGGTCTTTCATGGGCTGCAGACGGACGATTTACACTGGTTATTGACCCCGGTCATGGTGGTCATGACGCTGGTGCTATAGGTGCAATATCAAAGGAGAAGGACATCAACTTGAATATAGCTTTGGCTTTTGGCCGTTATGTTGAGAGGAATTTACCAGATGTTAATGTGATATATACTCGTAAGACAGACGTGTTTATTCCTTTGCATCAGCGTGCCGATATAGCCAACAAAGCTAAGGCAGACCTTTTTATCTCAGTACATACGAACTCTGTTGCATCAGGTCGTTATGTAAAGGGATTTCAGGTTTATACCTTAGGTATGCACCGTGCGAAAGCTAACCTTGATGTTGCTATGCGTGAGAATGGCGTTATCTCAATGGAGAAGGGCTATCAGCAGACTTATCAGGGTTTTGACCCAAACTCTTCAGAGAGTTATATCATGTTTGAATTCATGCAGAATGCGAACATGGAGCGAAGTGTTGAGTTAGCTCGAATGATACAGAATTCTGTTTGTTCTACTGCTGGACGTATCGATAAGGGTGTTCATCAGGCTGGTTTCCTCGTGTTGCGAGAGAGCTTTATGCCTGGTTGTTTGATAGAGTTAGGCTTTATCACAGCAGCAGATGAGGAGGAGTATCTGAACTCTTCGACTGGTATAGATGCCATGGCAAAAGGCATTTACAATGCTTTTGTACAATACAAGAACACGTACGACACACGTATCGTAGTGCCTTACCGCCCTGTAGAGAACAAGAGAATCGTAGTGGATCGCGTTATTCCAACAACTCCAGTAGACAAGCCGCGCCCTGTTACACCAGTTGAGAAACCTCGCACAACGGCTCCTGTGCAGCGTTCTCGTTCTACAGTGCCTGTGGAGCAGCCTCGTTCATCAGAGCCTGCACCAAAGCCTCGCCCTATGAATAAGGTGCAAGAAGCAAAGAAGAGGATCTCTGATGCGATTCGAGAGTTGCTTCCTTGTAATGATTCTGAAGCTGGGGCGTCAAATAGCGCACCCACGTTTAAGGTGCAGGTGCTTGCTGCCAACCGTCAGTTACGACCAGGTAGCGAACAGTTCCGTGGTCGTACAGATCTTGATTGTATACAGGAAGGCAATTTTTATAAGTATGTTATAGGCTCCAGTACGAATTATAATGAGATAGCGCGAATGCGCGAAAAGCTGTTGAAAGACTTCCCACAAGCTTTCATCATTGCTTATAAAGATGGTGCTCGTATGGATGTCAATCAGGCAATAGCAGAGTTTCTTAAGAATAAAAAGAATAAGTAA
- a CDS encoding MlaD family protein, with protein sequence MKKVFTPQVKIAVVAILAVVVLFFGMEFLKGLSIFGNETHYKIKFNDITGLSTSTPVYARGFKVGVVRNIDYDYDRLDESITVDIDVEKTLRIPEGTTAEIVSDIMGNVKVVLQFGKGTKLLEPNGWIDGGINDGTLGDLKSMVPSMQKMLPKLDSILASVNTLLADPALQSSVHNVDKITANLTTSTRELNTLLAQVNTSLPAMTAKAGKVMDNANGMMVNANRGITEARGAIRGANTMMSTLNNKVNGLDVETTMAKVNATIDNMNSLTAKLNSNEGTMGLMLNDASLYNNLNSTMRSADSLLTNLKAHPKRYVHFSIFGRKDK encoded by the coding sequence ATGAAGAAAGTTTTTACACCACAGGTAAAGATTGCAGTTGTAGCTATACTTGCAGTTGTTGTGCTGTTCTTTGGAATGGAGTTCTTAAAGGGTTTGTCAATCTTTGGGAACGAGACACATTACAAGATTAAGTTCAATGACATCACTGGCTTATCTACGTCAACCCCTGTCTATGCTCGCGGTTTTAAGGTGGGTGTTGTTAGGAATATTGATTATGACTATGATAGGTTAGATGAGTCAATCACAGTTGATATCGATGTTGAAAAGACATTGAGAATCCCAGAGGGTACTACCGCTGAGATTGTTAGCGACATCATGGGTAATGTGAAGGTCGTACTGCAATTTGGTAAAGGCACGAAGCTTTTGGAGCCAAATGGTTGGATTGACGGTGGTATCAACGATGGTACCTTAGGCGACTTGAAGAGTATGGTACCTTCAATGCAGAAGATGTTGCCAAAGTTGGATAGCATCCTTGCCAGTGTGAATACGCTCCTTGCTGACCCAGCTCTTCAGAGTTCGGTTCATAACGTGGATAAGATAACAGCTAACCTCACTACTTCTACTCGCGAGCTTAACACGTTGTTGGCTCAGGTTAATACTTCTTTGCCTGCTATGACTGCGAAAGCTGGTAAGGTGATGGACAATGCCAACGGCATGATGGTGAACGCAAACAGAGGCATTACAGAGGCTCGTGGGGCTATCCGTGGCGCAAATACGATGATGTCTACCCTTAATAATAAGGTGAACGGACTCGATGTTGAGACTACAATGGCTAAGGTGAATGCCACCATAGACAATATGAACTCGCTCACAGCTAAGCTGAATAGCAATGAGGGTACAATGGGTTTGATGCTCAATGATGCCTCTTTGTACAATAATCTTAATAGCACGATGCGCTCTGCAGATAGTCTTTTGACAAATCTCAAGGCACATCCAAAGCGTTATGTTCACTTCTCTATCTTTGGTAGAAAAGACAAGTAA